One Drosophila subpulchrella strain 33 F10 #4 breed RU33 chromosome 2R, RU_Dsub_v1.1 Primary Assembly, whole genome shotgun sequence genomic window, TCTCCTTGCCCATGGTGCTCATCTAAGGAAATCCAGGGAGATAACCGTGAGATTACATTACACAATCTAATAATCGTCACTAATATTTTTTACACATGAACATGGGTATTATGCATGGAATGTACAGTCGAACTTCTCTAACTGTATGTTTCTGAAAGTCGAACTATTTGTAGCGCCAATAGAGATTAGGATCACAATTACACCTATattatatttctatatttagAAGTATTTAGCACAGCAAAAAAAGGGATTATGTATGGATCGATTGTATTTCAACTTTTTTTAACAAGAAACTTGATGTTAAGTAAGGTTTTCCAACTGGCTTTTAGATAATTTATCCTgttattaaacttttttaggGATATTTTAATTTCCAGTAGAGAATATACGGTTTATTAGTTCGAGTTATAGAAGTTCCACCATGGTATACTATGTATTTGGGTAGTTCGCGATCGGAAAACGCACAGCCAAAGGCATCTTGTTAAAACACCACCACAGTCCGAGTAGAATTTTCGAGGATTGCCCGCTTAGTCGGTGCTTTTAGTGGCTGTAACTAGCTGGGTAACCCGGTGCGGAACAGACTGCAGCATCGCCGGACGGAGGGCATGTTTTATATTCATGGCcggcacactcacacacacgcaaCAGACACACCCGGATTGGAAGGCGAGAACATATAGTTATGGAACATGGGACACAACACTGGGACTCCGATCACTGGGCGATTATAATACCTCACGGCGGCGGATGATTTGATTTGATACGATCTCGGCACTGCCTGCATTGCCcattgcatttgcatttgcacTTGGAACGGTTCTAATCGCGACTGATTCTGATTTTCCGGGGGATACGGTTTTCACATTCTCCAGATGCTTCTTCGTTCTTCGTGCTTCCTCTTCGCTTTCCATTTGTAACGGTAGCGGTTCGTTATCAACAATCGCTATAAGGCCGTAGAGCCATCGGAAGAGCTGATAGCGCATCAGGACCTGGAGCAGGCTCCTCCAGAGCCAGTGGAATCCCTCGTTCAGCATGGCCGCACCTGCTGCAAACTCGATCGATGGTCTACGGAATGCCAGGAATTTTACGAACGCCGCAATCTCAAATGGAGCATTAAACGAATATGTACTTTATAATCGCGGTAATCGTTCACACAAAAACACATTCGCTCACACAGGGGCGTTGGCCAGGGGgggttttattatattatggGGCAATATATCACCTAAGCTCATGATTTTTCAGTTGCATTCTTACTGACATGTGGCGCCTACGTGAGTTATGGATTTTCACGATTAGCCGACCTTATCAACATTGAATTTTCACTAGCAGGTCAGggaattaaaatactttttgcACACATCAAGttcacagacagacacacacacatccaCATCCTCGCATATGTAGGTCAATGAATTGCACTTGGTTGCCGGTAGGTGGCCTTAGAATACTTATTTATAGTTGATTTTTTTAGGAGTCCCGAATTTAGAACACAACAAATGTGCCCCATGTGAGAGTAATCTGTGGTTTTTCTTCGTATCTCATAAAAACTTATCTGCCCCCTTTTCATTCACATTCACGCTCGGGAAAATGGTTTATTTTCATGGGTAtgcaaaatatttgtttacttTATATTTATAACCCGTTTATTTGAATGATTTTTCGTACTTATTGGGCTGTGATGAAGCTGCGAAATTGAACTTTACGTTAGCAGCCGAAATTCTCGGGCAATTGCTTCGATTCTATTAAGCTCAAGGTGACCTTTGAAGTTTTTGTGGTCATCAGCTGGTTACGCGCTGAAAACAGCCCCCAACAACAACGGACAACGAAGCttgtaaacaaaaaacagcTGGCTGTTTTTATTTACACTCAATCTGCCAGTATGCCACTATTTACGCGGAACTCCGATAGATAGTTGgtgttattatttatttagcgGCAACTTAAAGTTCTCACATGACTCTTTTAATTGAAACCGATACTGTACATCTTGTGATAAAGCAATTAATTGAGAAACATTTGGTTAAATTGGCGAGTCGATAAACACATGCAGCTGTGGTGAGTTTTTCTAAGGTGGTGTTATCGATAAATCAACAGGTTCCTCTTGCGGCACCTGCAAAATCCTTCCACCTTGCTAGAGATGGACCGGGATGGTTGTTTGTgcttaaaaatattgtatggccctttttatttgttaaattcACTGtgtctttaaaataaaaatatagttcttaaataaattaaatattataaatcaaaatagttataaatattttttcaaaattcatttTGATTCGTCTTATTGTGCCATCTCTAGAAGTGCATTCTCAGCTTTCTTGGGTGGGAAAAATTCAAAGGTTTCCAATTTCATTCATGTAAAGTACAACCAAGAAGGGATTGTAGAAGTCATGGAACCGACGATCAAGCAAGAAATCAAAGTCGAGAACCAGGAGGAAGGGGCCATCAACGAGGATGAGGCCACTCCGCTACGGGAAAGTACAGGACAGACTCCGCCGCACGCTTTTGCGACAGGAGCTGCGGTGGTGGGGTGCGGTTGGGACAGTGATCCGGAGGACGATGGCCTCGGACACCGCTCGGCGCCTCCGACACCTGGCGCACAACTAGAGGCGCCTCGCACTCCGGGTGCCAATCTAGAGCCGCTTCTAGGAGCAATCGAACCGAAGGCTGAGCCGGTGATCAAAGAAGATGCTGATAACCAAGTGCTGGACGacatactggcagatcccttCGATATTGTTCCTCAGGCTACATTGACAGCCTCGACGTCCCCGGCGGATGTAAAGCAAACTGTGAAATTGGAGTCGGTTGAGGTGGCCACCCATTTTACGAGCCGAGGCGTCCTGGACGACATGGATCTGTGCAGCCTCGACGACTCCAAGGAGCTGGTGCCAGACAAGCCCCAAGGAACCCGGCCAGTCGTCGAGCAACAAGATCCGATGTCAGAGAATGAACTTTATGCCAAGCAACGTGAGATCCTTAAAGAACTGGGCAAGCATGACATCAAGGAAAACAGCAAGGAAAATAGCGAGGGAAACGGCAGggaaaagaagaagaaaaaaaagcaCAAGAAGGATCGCTCCCATCGCTCGAACAGAGATCAGGATGAGTCCAGGAAGCGGAAACGAAGCGGCAGTTCGGAGGACGAGGGCGCGAAGGAGAAGCACCATGGCGACCGTCGTGGGCGCAAGCATCGCATTAAGACCGAAAAGCCAGATGAAGAATTGGACTACGTCCCTGTTCGCCCCGATGAGAAGTCCATTCGGCCGGTTAAGTTCTCTAATCTTAGCGAGCGTCCACCGCCGCAGGATGAACTGAATACTAATAATCTGTCCAAGGCTGACAAGCGTAATCTGGCCGTGGCACGGGCGGAGTTGGTGCTGGAACTGTTCGAGAAGAAGGCCAACAAGGAGGTGGCAGAAGAGTTCCACGTGGTGGACACCATCTGCAAACTGCCTGTGAATGACTCCTTTAGAAACCAAGGTTGCTTCGAGAATCCCTCGCCCATATGCAACAACATGAATGTGGTCTACGAGTTCAACTCCACGCCCGGAACCCGAATCGATTTGGCTAAATGGGGCCTAGAAGGAGTGCCCCAGGCTACTGGGAAGCTGCTCCGCCTACTGGGCATCGATGTGGCGCGCCTGAAGCAAATTCAGAGCACGGCCAAGCCATCGCAGCGTATACTCAAGCTGAAAAAGGAGAAGCTCGAACAGGGCTTGGAGCCAACGGAGGAAGTTGACACGGCCACGCTCTACAAGAATGCAGCCACTCAAACGGAACGCAGGACTGCCACCCACGATGCGGGCACACAGGTTCGCTTGGAAAGCCAACTGAAGGGGGCCTTCTGGCAGGATCCGAAATTTGACCCAATGAATTTGACACAGCACCAGTCGAACGTGATGTTAGCCCTGCAGGAGATCTACAAAACCCTGCCTAGCACCGCCGTGGCCGTTCAACTCTACAGGGCACTGCAACCGGCTCTGGCCATCACTCGTGCGGCAGCTCACCAGCATTAACCATTCTcagacatttttttattccaAAGAGCCATGCCAAATGATGCATTCCTTGAGCTCAATGAAGGGATCATAGATTGTAATTGATTTAGTTGTCACAAGTGCCTTTATCAATTGCCTATAAAGGGTCCAACATTGTATTTTCTCAATTATATGTATTTCTCAATCTCTCGCCTAAAGGTAAAGCTATTACCAAACGGCTGTATTAATCGATTAAGTCACCTAATCTCGCGCAATGTATTCTCACTTTCTTTATACAATTAATAAATACACATATGCACATGCATCATACATTTATAACAGGTAGTAAACTCTAATGTGGCTTACAACCAAGACTTGCTAACAAAGTGTCTTTTTCTTAGCGTACCGAGTATACGACTATATCATTGTGTAACCCAAAAGGCAGAGTTCCCACAAAGTCCTCTTGCTATCAGCTAGTTGCATTATAACTAATTTGTAACTAAGCGTAGCTGGCACTAATTGGCCATTCTCATTGGCTGGTTTCACCTAGTAGAGAAGATTGTATCATTTGCGCACTGTAAAGACGAACGGGGCTgattcctcctcctcctgctgtTCCAACAGGGTGGTCCTTATAGTGGTCCGGTGCTCCTGGGCCTCCACATCATCGTAGTCCACTGAGGACGAGCGCAGCAGCTGGAACTGTGAGTTGGAATCGTTTCTGGTGATGATCAGCGAGGCGGGACGGGGTCCTAAAAAAGATATTGGCTTTATAAGTTTAGTTTTTGGTTTGGTGATTGGAAAACATCACCTGATGGCGGCTTGGTTGTTAAGCGCTTGCTAGATCCTTGGGCTTCCGCCTGTCGTTCGGAAACATATTCGACATTTGGCGTTAGTTTGTTGCcattattgttgttattattggtCGCCGCTTGTTGGATCGATACCCGCTTGTCggccttgacgctgccctgctGCTTCAAAATGGAATCCCGACCTGTCGGCTGTTGCACGGAACTGGAGCCGGAGGAGCCCAGCAATGGCGTTGTCATTGCGGCTCCGGCACTCGGCGAGTCGAGTTCTAAAAATCATACGGATGAGGGAGATTTAGTCAGGGAACTAGGGGGATTACCAGCCACGAGAGGTGCTAACCCGGTGAAGTTATAGTAACCAGGTGAATAAAAGCAACCAATTAACTCAGAACAGAGGTTAAAGGCGGAACATAAACACAGATAGAAGCTGAATAAAATGCAAGAGGTAACGAGTTGTTCATAAGATATCTCATTTATTTGATGTTTCATCTCACGCTAGGGATAGACATAGGATTTAGTTGGGGTATGATTAGAATACCATTCGGTTAGTGGTTCATGTTTTTCGTGGGCgattaacaattttaaatgttctgtgtgtgtgtgtgggtgtttgTGTGGCAAATAATTATTAACTAATCTTCGGCATATAACAATTGGAATGATTTAGTAATCGCAGAACTCAAATATTAGTAATAGTAGATAATACTGACCGGATCAAAGCCAAGCCAAAGCAAAAGTTTAACAAATAATACGTAAAATCATGTTTCGGATGATATGCTATATGCTATTGGTTTTGGTCTGGTTTCATTTGGCTCAGACATTGGTCCAGCGTTCGAAATGGTTCAGTTTTGTCAGACTTTAAAAGTTAAGAACGACACAACCCCATGCAGCTTAACTAGGTACGCAGTTGAACGGGTGCATCCGCGGGTTAGGTGCCCTCACAGCTTGGTGTCGTCGTAGGCCTGTTCGCCGGAGGCATTGGGTATGACCACCACCATGGGCAGGGAACTGGACTCGTGCAGCAGCTCGCTGCTAACCGAGATCTGCCGCGATGCCCGATGataaccaccaccaccaccaaacACCGAGTCAACATGCATTAGGTCGAGCGTGCTACCGCTCagatcgttaccattgcccaGGTGCAGGCCACCGCCACCTGAGCCACCATGACCCCCTCCTCCGGGAACACCCACCAGAGTGCTCAGGCTCTGCAGGGAATGCGAGCTAACGCTCCGATTGTACTCCGCATGCAAGTactggttgttgttgttgttgtggttgctTATCTTGACCCCGTACTGCATCTGATCATCGGATGGCGAACCGAACTCGGATGACTCGCGGATGGGTGCTAATTGCAGTTGTGCGGCTGCCGCCAACATCTCACCTGTGGGACTCGGTCGCTCGCTACTGGCCACATCCTCGTAGGCCTCCTCGTTGAGAGTCTGCAGGGTGCCGCAGATCATCTGCTCCTCCAGCGTCACCTAACAATGAACCATCTATATTAGCTAAGGCCTTTACTATATCACATACATATTTGATTTGTTATGGGGTTTTGCACAAATGTGGGCTTAGAATTTTGGGTTTCAGTCTGTGTCACTTAGTGTCTGAGCTTTACCTGCAAATACTCGTAGTCATGCACTTTTGACTGCATTTCGTTTCGGTTTGTTAAAATGGTCGGAATAAGAATAGATCAAAGCACATGAGTTAGAGCGAATCGGTCTTTTGAAGATGCTGCTGCCCGATCCTACAATTTCTAACCACGAGAGGGCTCATCTTACCTGTTTCTCCATATGGCTCACGGAGTTCTTCCGCGACAAGGACTCTCTGGGTGGCTGCATGAGGGCATCCGTAACATCCTTGATCATCGGGACATTCGATGGAGCCTCTAGAGCGGCGGGCTGCTGTGGCTGACGCGGCTGCTTCCTGGGCATGCGCTCGCATTCCCGCAGAGTGGTGATCAGCAGGCGGAACAACTCCCAGTGGCCAAAGCTCAGGCCCAGAACCTATCCATAGGGCAATAATAAATAAGGGAAAACTAAAGGAATCTAGTTAGAACACTACCGATTTCAGATCCGGCATATCACAGTGCTTCAGCACACGTCCATTGATGGCATTCTCGCGGAGCACGGGCGCCAGTTTGGCCAACGCCGGCTTCATATCCTCAATGCGCTCCAGCAGGCTGATGACTCCCTCCACGGTTAAGTCGGTCAGCTTGGTTTGCAAGATGTCATCCTgtgttaaatattatataagcTTTATAATCAATTCCTTTCTTATAATGTACAATATAAAACTTACACCAAATGAATCACTTGGCGAGTTAATCAGTGGAGTAACTGGCTCGGTGCTCGAGCTGAGATTCCTAGAGCGCAGCTCATTGGCAGGATACTCGTTCTGGAACATTTGGTAGGGTGGAAAGGCCTGGGGCGAAGGCACATAGGTGGTGGGCGCTGGGAATTGACGCATGGTATTGGAAACGCTGGGTCTTGCCTGTATCACTAGGGAACCCTCGTCCTCGATAGTTTGCTGGTCCTCTGTGGATGTCATTTCAATTAGATCCTGTGTTCGATCTTCAGTTTTCTTAAAAACTCACCCTTTAAGACCTTTCTTAGGTAAGGATCCAGATTAATGGTGAACGGCAAAAAGATTCGCAGATCCGCCACCAATAGATCTGATTTGTGCAGCTGCAGGAAGGCGTCCAACTTTCGTTCATCGCGATCCAATTCCAGGAGCGGAGCAGCCTCCCTCAAGTAGGCGAGCTTTGGACGAAGCCTGGTGGGATTTATTAGATTAAATATACGAATCTTTCAAGACTAAATCAAGGGTTTAACTCACTTCTCGTAAACGCTTTGCAGGGACACACTCTCATCCGCATTGCCATCCATGAACTGATCGTGATGTAGCACTATCATACTAGCCCGCAGGGGCCACTGCTCCGTCAGATTTATCCAGGAACTCAGGCGATACCAGCTGAAATCAATCTGGAAGGCCTTGAGCAAGCGCACCGTGATGTAGATCACATTCATCAGGCGGCGCATACTTCGCGGATTCACATCGCTGAAGTAATCATCTGTGAGCACAATGCGGGACAAGTCCAACACGGTCTGCGGATTCTGGCCCAGGCGGTGAAGATTGGAGCCCGTGGAGCTGGCCACGGATTCAGAGAGACGCAGCTTCTTTCCACCGCCCGCACGAGCGGGTCCTCGCAGCTTCTCCTGACTGGAGATTATCTCCGAGGCGTTGGATAACCGACGAGCGGATACAGAGTGACCCAGAGTGGGCCCATCGTCAGTCTGGTAATCTCCCCCTCCACTTCGCTTGAACAGCAGCGCTGTCATCTGCGCTCGCTGCACCTTTCTCAATCCAGAATTCTGTAGATAAACAGGGAGATGCACCAAGTTCCTGAGGAAATCGTGTCCTCCAATTCCGCCCTCCGTGAACAGCCGTCGACTGTTGGCTTCCGCCGCTTTGGCAATGACATGGGGATCCACAGAGATGAGCAGCACAAATGGTCGATTGGGTGAGGAAAGAAGGGTTTGTACAGCGTTCAAGAGGGTGAGAATCCTCTCCGTGTCGCACGAATCCAAGGCATCAATTACGCCCACCAAGCGACTCTGCTGAGTGGTGAACGCATCCAGGCACTTGACCATGTCCGTCATTACGGCCACCTCTGCTCCCAGCATGGTCAACGGAGCAGACTCACTGGACCGAACGGCTCTCTTCAGCAGACGAATGTGGGAGGTGAACAGGGATACAAACACCTTGGCCAGGACATGGAGATGCGTGCAGATGAGGGTGCCCATGACTGCGGCAATTACATAGAGACCCACTAGGATCTGTTCCTTCTGTTCCTTTTGCTCCTTCTGCTCCTTAGGATCCTCCTTATCGGCAAACGTGAAGTAGACCACGATGAGGGAGATGCCAGAGGTCAGGGTAACAAGTGCCAGTTCGAAGATCAACACGATGGGAATGCAGCACATGCGGCGCCATCGCCAGCCCACATCCACCTTCAAGCACTTGGGCCGGAAGGCTCGATACAAGCGCGTGGCCAGCCATCCATAGTGAGATTCGATGGCATCGAGGAGGGAGGCCAGCATATGGGCCACTGCTCCATCGCCCGTTGGCGAAGCACTATTGGCCTCAGCAAAGTGAAACCGCACGGGTTTGGCCTGTGAATCCGACTGGGGTCCTGGGGGATGGCAAAAGGCCACCTGTAGTATCAGGCGCAACCTCGTAATCCTCTTCTCCAGGCCATGTTGCACTGAGTAGGCCCACTGCATATCCATTTGATAGTTGCAGTACCTGACAGCCGCCAGGAGCAGATATGCGAGCAGTAGGAATCCCATGCCCGAGGAGGCGCCTACCACTGCCGACTTGGTGCTTAGTCCCACAATCGTCCCAATAAGCAGAGCCAGATGAAAGCAGACAATGAAAAGCAGACCGCTTGTTCGGATCGGGGGTTCCGCCCATTGGCGCGCAAAGTTGTTCATCTCGTCGCGCAGCTTGTTTAGCAGAAAGCTCTTCCCACTGCCCCACTTGGCATAGAGTCCAACGGTGATGGGCGTGGTTAATGTCGGCTCACTGAGCACATCCGCCAGGGCGGAGGAATAGAGTTCGTAGCCCAGCATGCCCTCGGAATCCTCGTTGGTGTTCAGCCGTCTGGCGCCGAACACTTGACCCAATATGGTCTTCTGGTGCAGGGAGTCAATGTTGTACGGGGTTTCTCCGGCCTTGTTGGCCCGGTACAGAAGCTGGCTGTGCTTGGGATTCCGCAGGAGAGCCTCCACAATTGCCTTGCTCCTTGCCCGCATCGCAATGTGCAGGCAGGTGTCGCCTCTTTTGTCACTGGCAGTCACCTTGGCCTTCCGATCCAGCAACATGTGCACAATCTCCAAGTTCCGATTCCTAACGGCTCTCAGCAGGGGAGTATCCCCATCCTTGGTGCAGGATTCCAGGTCGGGATTGGTGGCCAGCAGTAGTTTCACAATCGGCGTGTGTCCCTTTTCCACCGCAGTGTAAATGGCCGTCTTGCGATCTTTTCCCTGTATATCCACATCAGCATGTTTTTTGAGCAAGGCCTCCACCACAGTTCGGTGGCCTGCCTTCACAGCATGGATGAGGGGTGTATCTGCTCCACGGTCCTGGATATTTATGTAGGCACCAGCTGCAATCAGGGAGGCAGCTATATCCTGGAAGCCCTCTCGACTCGCTATGCAAAGAGCGGTCATTCCGTCCTTGTCCAAGGCATTTACATTGGGTTTCTTCTCGAGCAGGGAACTAACGCAATCTGTGTGGCCACCGGCAGCTGCCACGAGGAGCGGTGTCCACGAGTACATGCCCGCGGTGTCCACATTGGCTCCAGCCTTAACCAAAGTATCCACAATCTCCACATTTCCTCGCCTGCAGGCCCAAACAAGCGCCGTCGTTCCATATTTATCACCCACATTCACTTTAGCGCCGCGTTGCACCAGAAGCTCCACGATGTCCTTGTAGCCACGCCCTGCCGCCCACAACAGGGCGCCCAGATGGTAGTTACCATGGGCATTGCCATCGGCTCCTTTGTCCAGCAGAAGGCGCACCAGCTCCGTGTGCCCTCGGTAGGCAGCCCACATCAAACTGGTCCAGCCACCCTGGGAAGACATTCAATGATTAGCTTGATTCGGAATTGCAATTTGAGGATAGGACTCACCATATCGCGATGCTCCACCTCGGCTCCATGGTCTAGCAGCAGTTGGACCACATCAAAGTGGCCATTCCGGGAGGCACACAGCAGTGCAGTCCAGTTATCCAAGTCCTCCGCTTGGACATCGGCACCACGGGCCAGGAATTCCCGGACAAAGGCAGTCAGACCACGTCCAGCAACTACCATCAACACTGTGGTGGCATTCTGCAGGATATTCAAAAGGTtccatatttttaaaactagttTTTAACCAAAAGGACAGAATGATCGCTATACTTAAGATATGGTGTTCCCATAAAATATTCTGTTTGATGAATCTTTAGAAACTGTTGTTTCCAATGTTTAAGAACCTCACCTCATCCCGATCATCGATGGTGAGATGTCGGCTATCCAAAATAGCGCGCAGACCGGAAATATCATTGTTATCGATGTACTGCAACAAGGCGCGATGTCCCAGCGAACCCATGGAGTCTCCGTAGCGATTTATGTTCTGCACAAAGAGGTATCGAATTAGTGGGTTTCAAAATATAAGTATTATACAATCTTAAAATTAATACTTCAACCGAACATCATGCAAATAAAAACTGTTGGTTTTTAGCTAAACTTGTACCAGTTATTCGTGTTAAGAAGCAATTAAAACGCAGAAACTATaactcatatttaaaaatgttgcaaCATTTGGTAGGGGAAATACAACGATTAGAGACTTCCGTCGCCTCCAGGGGGTCAGAGTTGAACAATTCGCATGCTTAACTTAAAGCCAAAAGAACCACAACATTGGGAAGTAGTTATTCTTATACAAACAGAATATGTTTATCTTAGTGCTTAATAATGGTGTATTGTTCAAATTATCCATAGGTTCATGATTGAGTCATGGAACTTTATTGCCAATAAATTAGTTATGTGGGTTATAAAAAGCCACCACCACCAATCACCGAAAAACGGTTCTCCAAGAAATCAAAATACAATGGAAGGTTATAGGCGATATTTGTGggaattttctaaaaatatcaAAGGGTAATTCCTGGGACTCATATCTTCAGCGTTGAGACATGCAAGAGTGCACGATATCTAAGTCCCTGGTTAAATAGATATTCATCTAGTCGGGTAATCGCACATCTTAACGATAACGTCACAGATTGCcatatttgttatttgaaCAATTGCCAACCACCACCTCTCACGCATTGCAGTAGCTTGGctttaatttatttgcttattCTAATTAATTTTGTTGAACCTTCGGTCT contains:
- the LOC119551300 gene encoding kinase D-interacting substrate of 220 kDa isoform X5, with protein sequence MPKDGHPRKPQKQAAITEETPISESTTPTTPATSASPSSPSRITGHSTIGALVSNLHHHDLQSLHQPLLESEERVITAVNHRNPRQTHRGYGTERKPHSSLPRFVIDIEEETDAAVAAADGKGPSPSPSQEHEEHSNQSPSRRFSHFNLALRRFSHIHAHNINRYGDSMGSLGHRALLQYIDNNDISGLRAILDSRHLTIDDRDENATTVLMVVAGRGLTAFVREFLARGADVQAEDLDNWTALLCASRNGHFDVVQLLLDHGAEVEHRDMGGWTSLMWAAYRGHTELVRLLLDKGADGNAHGNYHLGALLWAAGRGYKDIVELLVQRGAKVNVGDKYGTTALVWACRRGNVEIVDTLVKAGANVDTAGMYSWTPLLVAAAGGHTDCVSSLLEKKPNVNALDKDGMTALCIASREGFQDIAASLIAAGAYINIQDRGADTPLIHAVKAGHRTVVEALLKKHADVDIQGKDRKTAIYTAVEKGHTPIVKLLLATNPDLESCTKDGDTPLLRAVRNRNLEIVHMLLDRKAKVTASDKRGDTCLHIAMRARSKAIVEALLRNPKHSQLLYRANKAGETPYNIDSLHQKTILGQVFGARRLNTNEDSEGMLGYELYSSALADVLSEPTLTTPITVGLYAKWGSGKSFLLNKLRDEMNNFARQWAEPPIRTSGLLFIVCFHLALLIGTIVGLSTKSAVVGASSGMGFLLLAYLLLAAVRYCNYQMDMQWAYSVQHGLEKRITRLRLILQVAFCHPPGPQSDSQAKPVRFHFAEANSASPTGDGAVAHMLASLLDAIESHYGWLATRLYRAFRPKCLKVDVGWRWRRMCCIPIVLIFELALVTLTSGISLIVVYFTFADKEDPKEQKEQKEQKEQILVGLYVIAAVMGTLICTHLHVLAKVFVSLFTSHIRLLKRAVRSSESAPLTMLGAEVAVMTDMVKCLDAFTTQQSRLVGVIDALDSCDTERILTLLNAVQTLLSSPNRPFVLLISVDPHVIAKAAEANSRRLFTEGGIGGHDFLRNLVHLPVYLQNSGLRKVQRAQMTALLFKRSGGGDYQTDDGPTLGHSVSARRLSNASEIISSQEKLRGPARAGGGKKLRLSESVASSTGSNLHRLGQNPQTVLDLSRIVLTDDYFSDVNPRSMRRLMNVIYITVRLLKAFQIDFSWYRLSSWINLTEQWPLRASMIVLHHDQFMDGNADESVSLQSVYEKLRPKLAYLREAAPLLELDRDERKLDAFLQLHKSDLLVADLRIFLPFTINLDPYLRKVLKEDQQTIEDEGSLVIQARPSVSNTMRQFPAPTTYVPSPQAFPPYQMFQNEYPANELRSRNLSSSTEPVTPLINSPSDSFGDDILQTKLTDLTVEGVISLLERIEDMKPALAKLAPVLRENAINGRVLKHCDMPDLKSVLGLSFGHWELFRLLITTLRECERMPRKQPRQPQQPAALEAPSNVPMIKDVTDALMQPPRESLSRKNSVSHMEKQVTLEEQMICGTLQTLNEEAYEDVASSERPSPTELDSPSAGAAMTTPLLGSSGSSSVQQPTGRDSILKQQGSVKADKRVSIQQAATNNNNNNGNKLTPNVEYVSERQAEAQGSSKRLTTKPPSGPRPASLIITRNDSNSQFQLLRSSSVDYDDVEAQEHRTTIRTTLLEQQEEEESAPFVFTVRK
- the LOC119551300 gene encoding kinase D-interacting substrate of 220 kDa isoform X3 — translated: MPKDGHPRKPQKQAAITEETPISESTTPTTPATSASPSSPSRITGHSTIGALVSNLHHHDLQSLHQPLLESEERVITAVNHRNPRQTHRGYGTERKPHSSLPRFVIDIEEETDAAVAAADGKGPSPSPSQEHEEHSNQSPSRRFSHFNLALRRFSHIHAHNINRYGDSMGSLGHRALLQYIDNNDISGLRAILDSRHLTIDDRDENATTVLMVVAGRGLTAFVREFLARGADVQAEDLDNWTALLCASRNGHFDVVQLLLDHGAEVEHRDMGGWTSLMWAAYRGHTELVRLLLDKGADGNAHGNYHLGALLWAAGRGYKDIVELLVQRGAKVNVGDKYGTTALVWACRRGNVEIVDTLVKAGANVDTAGMYSWTPLLVAAAGGHTDCVSSLLEKKPNVNALDKDGMTALCIASREGFQDIAASLIAAGAYINIQDRGADTPLIHAVKAGHRTVVEALLKKHADVDIQGKDRKTAIYTAVEKGHTPIVKLLLATNPDLESCTKDGDTPLLRAVRNRNLEIVHMLLDRKAKVTASDKRGDTCLHIAMRARSKAIVEALLRNPKHSQLLYRANKAGETPYNIDSLHQKTILGQVFGARRLNTNEDSEGMLGYELYSSALADVLSEPTLTTPITVGLYAKWGSGKSFLLNKLRDEMNNFARQWAEPPIRTSGLLFIVCFHLALLIGTIVGLSTKSAVVGASSGMGFLLLAYLLLAAVRYCNYQMDMQWAYSVQHGLEKRITRLRLILQVAFCHPPGPQSDSQAKPVRFHFAEANSASPTGDGAVAHMLASLLDAIESHYGWLATRLYRAFRPKCLKVDVGWRWRRMCCIPIVLIFELALVTLTSGISLIVVYFTFADKEDPKEQKEQKEQKEQILVGLYVIAAVMGTLICTHLHVLAKVFVSLFTSHIRLLKRAVRSSESAPLTMLGAEVAVMTDMVKCLDAFTTQQSRLVGVIDALDSCDTERILTLLNAVQTLLSSPNRPFVLLISVDPHVIAKAAEANSRRLFTEGGIGGHDFLRNLVHLPVYLQNSGLRKVQRAQMTALLFKRSGGGDYQTDDGPTLGHSVSARRLSNASEIISSQEKLRGPARAGGGKKLRLSESVASSTGSNLHRLGQNPQTVLDLSRIVLTDDYFSDVNPRSMRRLMNVIYITVRLLKAFQIDFSWYRLSSWINLTEQWPLRASMIVLHHDQFMDGNADESVSLQSVYEKLRPKLAYLREAAPLLELDRDERKLDAFLQLHKSDLLVADLRIFLPFTINLDPYLRKVLKEDQQTIEDEGSLVIQARPSVSNTMRQFPAPTTYVPSPQAFPPYQMFQNEYPANELRSRNLSSSTEPVTPLINSPSDSFGDDILQTKLTDLTVEGVISLLERIEDMKPALAKLAPVLRENAINGRVLKHCDMPDLKSVLGLSFGHWELFRLLITTLRECERMPRKQPRQPQQPAALEAPSNVPMIKDVTDALMQPPRESLSRKNSVSHMEKQSKVHDYEYLQVTLEEQMICGTLQTLNEEAYEDVASSERPSPTELDSPSAGAAMTTPLLGSSGSSSVQQPTGRDSILKQQGSVKADKRVSIQQAATNNNNNNGNKLTPNVEYVSERQAEAQGSSKRLTTKPPSGPRPASLIITRNDSNSQFQLLRSSSVDYDDVEAQEHRTTIRTTLLEQQEEEESAPFVFTVRK